A single region of the Anopheles funestus chromosome X, idAnoFuneDA-416_04, whole genome shotgun sequence genome encodes:
- the LOC125771606 gene encoding acetylcholine receptor subunit alpha-like isoform X1, producing the protein MRLLHGVYFTIFAVVSVCGGNPDAKRLYDDLLSNYNKLVRPVVNVTDALTVKIKLKLSQLIDVNLKNQIMTTNLWVEQTWYDYKLKWEPKEYGGVEMLHVPSDHIWRPDIVLYNNADGNFEVTLATKATLNYTGRVEWRPPAIYKSSCEIDVEYFPFDEQTCVMKFGSWTYDGFQVDLRHIDEMNETNVVEVGVDLSEFYTSVEWDILEVPAVRNEKFYTCCDEPYLDITFNITMRRKTLFYTVNLIIPCMGISFLTILVFYLPSDSGEKVRTSSKRMHIRSPLPTPTYIKRFSFSVSHPLFIPAVQVSLSISILLSLTVFFLLLAEIIPPTSLVVPLLGKFVLFTMILDTFSICVTVIVLNIHFRSPQTHTMAPWVRTIFINHLPKLLVMRRPIYQPLHHFSAASQRFMLRSCNSLGDHIPPLPPTIAFDPSVLLDHHLLDSSESLNTCRLHGSPTHLHNHRSGGGRHHHHHHHNALVRGMDLMDDMPLPYHDHNHHNSPMSPINFNLLSAASTAVPNPQHGATITGTTTGTGLLDPNSTFHKSLAAANTNDSKTNANLMLKGTTATGGGHLSCCNSLFLNDLQQAATAAVTTGATTADLLLGDNGVAVPLNNNLPTNVLPSGMIINTTDTGTTVPTGAASGGKGDKTAQNRNRWLECPELTKAMDGVTYIADHTRKEEESSRVKEDWKYVAMVLDRLFLWIFTIAVVFGTAGIILQAPTLYDTRVPIDIKMSEIATTTAKPYIAKPIL; encoded by the exons ATGAGGCTACTACACGGTGTATATTTTACCATATTTGCCGTCGTTTCCG TGTGTGGAGGCAACCCGGATGCAAAGCGACTCTACGACGATCTGCTCAGTAACTATAACAAGCTTGTCCGGCCGGTAGTCAATGTCACTGATGCGCTAACGGTCAAAATCAAACTTAAACTGTCCCAGCTGATCGATGTG AACCTGAAGAATCAAATCATGACTACGAATCTGTGGGTAGAGCAGACGTGGTATGACTACAAGCTAAAGTGGGAACCGAAGGAGTATGGTGGTGTGGAGATGCTGCACGTACCCTCCGATCATATCTGGCGACCGGACATCGTGCTGTACAACAATGCGGACGGTAACTTTGAGGTGACGCTCGCGACGAAGGCAACGCTTAACTACACCGGCAGGGTAGAATGGCGCCCGCCGGCTATTTACAAAAGTTCGTGCGAAATCGACGTCGAGTACTTCCCATTCGATGAGCAGACGTGCGTGATGAAGTTTGGTAGCTGGACGTACGATGGTTTTCAG GTGGATCTACGGCACATCGACGAAATGAACGAAACGAACGTCGTCGAGGTGGGTGTCGATTTGTCCGAATTCTACACGTCTGTTGAATGGGATATTTTGGAGGTACCTGCCGTAAG aaatgaaaagttttacaCGTGCTGCGACGAACCGTACCTTGACATTACGTTCAATATAACGATGCGGCGAAAGACGCTGTTCTACACCGTCAACCTTATCATACCCTGCATGGGCATTAGCTTCCTTACCATACTGGTGTTCTATCTGCCATCGGACAGTGGTGAAAAGGTACGAACATCAAGCAAAAGGATGCACATCCGCTCGCCGTTACCGACGCCGACTTACATAAAACGCTTTTCCTTCTCCGTATCTCATCCCCTTTTCATTCCCGCTGTGCAGGTATCGTTAAGCATATCCATTCTGCTATCGTTGACTGTGTTTTTCCTGCTGCTGGCGGAAATCATTCCGCCCACATCGTTGGTGGTCCCGCTGCTAGGCAAGTTCGTCCTGTTCACGATGATACTGGACACGTTCAG TATATGTGTAACTGTGATCGTGCTCAACATTCATTTCCGGTCGCCCCAAACCCATACGATGGCACCGTGGGTGAGGACTATCTTCATCAACCATCTGCCGAAACTACTCGTAATGCGTCGCCCGATCTACCAACCGCTCCATCACTTCAG TGCCGCCTCTCAGCGGTTTATGCTGCGTTCGTGCAACAGCCTCGGTGACCATATTCCACCACTTCCGCCCACGATCGCCTTTGATCCGTCGGTACTGCTTGATCACCATTTGCTCGATTCCAGTGAAAG CCTCAATACCTGCCGACTGCACGGTAGCCCGACGCACCTCCACAATCATCGGTCGGGCGGTGGTcgacaccatcaccatcatcaccataacGCGCTGGTCCGTGGCATGGACCTGATGGACGATATGCCACTGCCATATCACGACCACAACCATCACAACTCGCCCATGTCTCCAATCAACTTTAATCTACTCAGTGCGGCTAGTACTGCTGTGCCGAATCCGCAGCACGGCGCAACCATTACCGGTACCACTACCGGTACGGGATTGCTTGATCCGAACAGCACCTTTCACAAGAGTCTAGCGGCGGCCAACACAAACGACAGCAAGACCAACGCTAACCTGATGTTGAAAGGTACTACGGCAACCGGTGGCGGCCATCTTAGCTGCTGCAATAGTCTATTTCTGAACGATCTGCAGCAGGCAGCTACGGCTGCCGTTACTACCGGTGCGACGACAGCTGATCTACTGCTGGGCGATAATGGTGTTGCGGTACCGCTCAACAACAATCTGCCCACGAACGTACTGCCGAGCGGGATGATCATCAACACGACCGATACGGGCACGACCGTACCGACGGGAGCGGCATCTGGCGGTAAAGGTGACAAGACGGCTCAGAACCGTAACCGGTGGCTGGAGTGTCCTGAGCTAACGAAAGCGATGGATGGAGTAACGTACATTGCTGACCACACACGAAAAGAAGAGGAAAGCTCAAGG GTTAAGGAGGACTGGAAGTATGTCGCTATGGTTCTCGATCGACTGTTTCTGTGGATCTTCACGATAGCGGTCGTGTTCGGTACGGCAGGTATAATTCTGCAGGCACCAACACTCTACGATACGCGCGTGCCGATCGACATTAAGATGTCGGAGATTGCCACTACGACGGCGAAGCCTTACATCGCCAAACCCATACTATAA
- the LOC125771606 gene encoding acetylcholine receptor subunit alpha-like isoform X3, whose amino-acid sequence MRLLHGVYFTIFAVVSVCGGNPDAKRLYDDLLSNYNKLVRPVVNVTDALTVKIKLKLSQLIDVNLKNQIMTTNLWVEQTWYDYKLKWEPKEYGGVEMLHVPSDHIWRPDIVLYNNADGNFEVTLATKATLNYTGRVEWRPPAIYKSSCEIDVEYFPFDEQTCVMKFGSWTYDGFQVDLRHIDEMNETNVVEVGVDLSEFYTSVEWDILEVPAVRNEKFYTCCDEPYLDITFNITMRRKTLFYTVNLIIPCMGISFLTILVFYLPSDSGEKVRTSSKRMHIRSPLPTPTYIKRFSFSVSHPLFIPAVQVSLSISILLSLTVFFLLLAEIIPPTSLVVPLLGKFVLFTMILDTFSICVTVIVLNIHFRSPQTHTMAPWVRTIFINHLPKLLVMRRPIYQPLHHFSLNTCRLHGSPTHLHNHRSGGGRHHHHHHHNALVRGMDLMDDMPLPYHDHNHHNSPMSPINFNLLSAASTAVPNPQHGATITGTTTGTGLLDPNSTFHKSLAAANTNDSKTNANLMLKGTTATGGGHLSCCNSLFLNDLQQAATAAVTTGATTADLLLGDNGVAVPLNNNLPTNVLPSGMIINTTDTGTTVPTGAASGGKGDKTAQNRNRWLECPELTKAMDGVTYIADHTRKEEESSRVKEDWKYVAMVLDRLFLWIFTIAVVFGTAGIILQAPTLYDTRVPIDIKMSEIATTTAKPYIAKPIL is encoded by the exons ATGAGGCTACTACACGGTGTATATTTTACCATATTTGCCGTCGTTTCCG TGTGTGGAGGCAACCCGGATGCAAAGCGACTCTACGACGATCTGCTCAGTAACTATAACAAGCTTGTCCGGCCGGTAGTCAATGTCACTGATGCGCTAACGGTCAAAATCAAACTTAAACTGTCCCAGCTGATCGATGTG AACCTGAAGAATCAAATCATGACTACGAATCTGTGGGTAGAGCAGACGTGGTATGACTACAAGCTAAAGTGGGAACCGAAGGAGTATGGTGGTGTGGAGATGCTGCACGTACCCTCCGATCATATCTGGCGACCGGACATCGTGCTGTACAACAATGCGGACGGTAACTTTGAGGTGACGCTCGCGACGAAGGCAACGCTTAACTACACCGGCAGGGTAGAATGGCGCCCGCCGGCTATTTACAAAAGTTCGTGCGAAATCGACGTCGAGTACTTCCCATTCGATGAGCAGACGTGCGTGATGAAGTTTGGTAGCTGGACGTACGATGGTTTTCAG GTGGATCTACGGCACATCGACGAAATGAACGAAACGAACGTCGTCGAGGTGGGTGTCGATTTGTCCGAATTCTACACGTCTGTTGAATGGGATATTTTGGAGGTACCTGCCGTAAG aaatgaaaagttttacaCGTGCTGCGACGAACCGTACCTTGACATTACGTTCAATATAACGATGCGGCGAAAGACGCTGTTCTACACCGTCAACCTTATCATACCCTGCATGGGCATTAGCTTCCTTACCATACTGGTGTTCTATCTGCCATCGGACAGTGGTGAAAAGGTACGAACATCAAGCAAAAGGATGCACATCCGCTCGCCGTTACCGACGCCGACTTACATAAAACGCTTTTCCTTCTCCGTATCTCATCCCCTTTTCATTCCCGCTGTGCAGGTATCGTTAAGCATATCCATTCTGCTATCGTTGACTGTGTTTTTCCTGCTGCTGGCGGAAATCATTCCGCCCACATCGTTGGTGGTCCCGCTGCTAGGCAAGTTCGTCCTGTTCACGATGATACTGGACACGTTCAG TATATGTGTAACTGTGATCGTGCTCAACATTCATTTCCGGTCGCCCCAAACCCATACGATGGCACCGTGGGTGAGGACTATCTTCATCAACCATCTGCCGAAACTACTCGTAATGCGTCGCCCGATCTACCAACCGCTCCATCACTTCAG CCTCAATACCTGCCGACTGCACGGTAGCCCGACGCACCTCCACAATCATCGGTCGGGCGGTGGTcgacaccatcaccatcatcaccataacGCGCTGGTCCGTGGCATGGACCTGATGGACGATATGCCACTGCCATATCACGACCACAACCATCACAACTCGCCCATGTCTCCAATCAACTTTAATCTACTCAGTGCGGCTAGTACTGCTGTGCCGAATCCGCAGCACGGCGCAACCATTACCGGTACCACTACCGGTACGGGATTGCTTGATCCGAACAGCACCTTTCACAAGAGTCTAGCGGCGGCCAACACAAACGACAGCAAGACCAACGCTAACCTGATGTTGAAAGGTACTACGGCAACCGGTGGCGGCCATCTTAGCTGCTGCAATAGTCTATTTCTGAACGATCTGCAGCAGGCAGCTACGGCTGCCGTTACTACCGGTGCGACGACAGCTGATCTACTGCTGGGCGATAATGGTGTTGCGGTACCGCTCAACAACAATCTGCCCACGAACGTACTGCCGAGCGGGATGATCATCAACACGACCGATACGGGCACGACCGTACCGACGGGAGCGGCATCTGGCGGTAAAGGTGACAAGACGGCTCAGAACCGTAACCGGTGGCTGGAGTGTCCTGAGCTAACGAAAGCGATGGATGGAGTAACGTACATTGCTGACCACACACGAAAAGAAGAGGAAAGCTCAAGG GTTAAGGAGGACTGGAAGTATGTCGCTATGGTTCTCGATCGACTGTTTCTGTGGATCTTCACGATAGCGGTCGTGTTCGGTACGGCAGGTATAATTCTGCAGGCACCAACACTCTACGATACGCGCGTGCCGATCGACATTAAGATGTCGGAGATTGCCACTACGACGGCGAAGCCTTACATCGCCAAACCCATACTATAA
- the LOC125771606 gene encoding acetylcholine receptor subunit alpha-like isoform X2 — MRLLHGVYFTIFAVVSVCGGNPDAKRLYDDLLSNYNKLVRPVVNVTDALTVKIKLKLSQLIDVNLKNQIMTTNLWVEQTWYDYKLKWEPKEYGGVEMLHVPSDHIWRPDIVLYNNADGNFEVTLATKATLNYTGRVEWRPPAIYKSSCEIDVEYFPFDEQTCVMKFGSWTYDGFQVDLRHIDEMNETNVVEVGVDLSEFYTSVEWDILEVPAVRNEKFYTCCDEPYLDITFNITMRRKTLFYTVNLIIPCMGISFLTILVFYLPSDSGEKVSLSISILLSLTVFFLLLAEIIPPTSLVVPLLGKFVLFTMILDTFSICVTVIVLNIHFRSPQTHTMAPWVRTIFINHLPKLLVMRRPIYQPLHHFSAASQRFMLRSCNSLGDHIPPLPPTIAFDPSVLLDHHLLDSSESLNTCRLHGSPTHLHNHRSGGGRHHHHHHHNALVRGMDLMDDMPLPYHDHNHHNSPMSPINFNLLSAASTAVPNPQHGATITGTTTGTGLLDPNSTFHKSLAAANTNDSKTNANLMLKGTTATGGGHLSCCNSLFLNDLQQAATAAVTTGATTADLLLGDNGVAVPLNNNLPTNVLPSGMIINTTDTGTTVPTGAASGGKGDKTAQNRNRWLECPELTKAMDGVTYIADHTRKEEESSRVKEDWKYVAMVLDRLFLWIFTIAVVFGTAGIILQAPTLYDTRVPIDIKMSEIATTTAKPYIAKPIL, encoded by the exons ATGAGGCTACTACACGGTGTATATTTTACCATATTTGCCGTCGTTTCCG TGTGTGGAGGCAACCCGGATGCAAAGCGACTCTACGACGATCTGCTCAGTAACTATAACAAGCTTGTCCGGCCGGTAGTCAATGTCACTGATGCGCTAACGGTCAAAATCAAACTTAAACTGTCCCAGCTGATCGATGTG AACCTGAAGAATCAAATCATGACTACGAATCTGTGGGTAGAGCAGACGTGGTATGACTACAAGCTAAAGTGGGAACCGAAGGAGTATGGTGGTGTGGAGATGCTGCACGTACCCTCCGATCATATCTGGCGACCGGACATCGTGCTGTACAACAATGCGGACGGTAACTTTGAGGTGACGCTCGCGACGAAGGCAACGCTTAACTACACCGGCAGGGTAGAATGGCGCCCGCCGGCTATTTACAAAAGTTCGTGCGAAATCGACGTCGAGTACTTCCCATTCGATGAGCAGACGTGCGTGATGAAGTTTGGTAGCTGGACGTACGATGGTTTTCAG GTGGATCTACGGCACATCGACGAAATGAACGAAACGAACGTCGTCGAGGTGGGTGTCGATTTGTCCGAATTCTACACGTCTGTTGAATGGGATATTTTGGAGGTACCTGCCGTAAG aaatgaaaagttttacaCGTGCTGCGACGAACCGTACCTTGACATTACGTTCAATATAACGATGCGGCGAAAGACGCTGTTCTACACCGTCAACCTTATCATACCCTGCATGGGCATTAGCTTCCTTACCATACTGGTGTTCTATCTGCCATCGGACAGTGGTGAAAAG GTATCGTTAAGCATATCCATTCTGCTATCGTTGACTGTGTTTTTCCTGCTGCTGGCGGAAATCATTCCGCCCACATCGTTGGTGGTCCCGCTGCTAGGCAAGTTCGTCCTGTTCACGATGATACTGGACACGTTCAG TATATGTGTAACTGTGATCGTGCTCAACATTCATTTCCGGTCGCCCCAAACCCATACGATGGCACCGTGGGTGAGGACTATCTTCATCAACCATCTGCCGAAACTACTCGTAATGCGTCGCCCGATCTACCAACCGCTCCATCACTTCAG TGCCGCCTCTCAGCGGTTTATGCTGCGTTCGTGCAACAGCCTCGGTGACCATATTCCACCACTTCCGCCCACGATCGCCTTTGATCCGTCGGTACTGCTTGATCACCATTTGCTCGATTCCAGTGAAAG CCTCAATACCTGCCGACTGCACGGTAGCCCGACGCACCTCCACAATCATCGGTCGGGCGGTGGTcgacaccatcaccatcatcaccataacGCGCTGGTCCGTGGCATGGACCTGATGGACGATATGCCACTGCCATATCACGACCACAACCATCACAACTCGCCCATGTCTCCAATCAACTTTAATCTACTCAGTGCGGCTAGTACTGCTGTGCCGAATCCGCAGCACGGCGCAACCATTACCGGTACCACTACCGGTACGGGATTGCTTGATCCGAACAGCACCTTTCACAAGAGTCTAGCGGCGGCCAACACAAACGACAGCAAGACCAACGCTAACCTGATGTTGAAAGGTACTACGGCAACCGGTGGCGGCCATCTTAGCTGCTGCAATAGTCTATTTCTGAACGATCTGCAGCAGGCAGCTACGGCTGCCGTTACTACCGGTGCGACGACAGCTGATCTACTGCTGGGCGATAATGGTGTTGCGGTACCGCTCAACAACAATCTGCCCACGAACGTACTGCCGAGCGGGATGATCATCAACACGACCGATACGGGCACGACCGTACCGACGGGAGCGGCATCTGGCGGTAAAGGTGACAAGACGGCTCAGAACCGTAACCGGTGGCTGGAGTGTCCTGAGCTAACGAAAGCGATGGATGGAGTAACGTACATTGCTGACCACACACGAAAAGAAGAGGAAAGCTCAAGG GTTAAGGAGGACTGGAAGTATGTCGCTATGGTTCTCGATCGACTGTTTCTGTGGATCTTCACGATAGCGGTCGTGTTCGGTACGGCAGGTATAATTCTGCAGGCACCAACACTCTACGATACGCGCGTGCCGATCGACATTAAGATGTCGGAGATTGCCACTACGACGGCGAAGCCTTACATCGCCAAACCCATACTATAA